One genomic segment of Amycolatopsis sp. WQ 127309 includes these proteins:
- a CDS encoding acetyl-CoA C-acetyltransferase encodes MSGSVILGAARTPIGRLLGSLKDLTGAQLGGVAIKAALERAGVASDAVQYTIMGQVLTAGAGQIPARQAAVAAGIPMSVPALTINKVCLSGLDAIALADQLIRAGEFDIVVAGGQESMTQAPHLLPKSRSGFKYGDTTLVDHMAYDGLFCAFDQVAMGASTEKYNSRYGVTREQQDAFSARSHQRAAEAIKNGYFADEIAPVSIPQRKGDPVVFDTDEGVRADTTAEGLAKLRPAFAADGTITAGSASQISDGAAAVVVASKAKAEELGLTAIAEIGAHGVVAGPDASLHEQPSNAILAALAKEKLTADALDLIEINEAFAAVGLVSTDKLGIDPEKVNVNGGAIALGHPIGASGARLAVHLIHELRRRGGGLGAAALCGGGGQGDALLLRVPSA; translated from the coding sequence GTGTCCGGTTCCGTGATCCTGGGTGCCGCCCGTACACCGATCGGGCGCCTGCTGGGGTCCCTCAAGGACCTCACGGGGGCGCAGCTGGGCGGGGTCGCGATCAAAGCGGCCCTCGAACGCGCCGGGGTCGCCTCGGACGCGGTGCAGTACACGATCATGGGCCAGGTGCTGACCGCCGGCGCCGGCCAGATCCCGGCCCGCCAGGCCGCGGTCGCCGCGGGCATCCCGATGAGCGTGCCCGCGCTGACGATCAACAAAGTCTGCCTCTCCGGCCTCGACGCCATTGCGCTCGCCGACCAGCTGATCCGCGCCGGCGAGTTCGACATCGTCGTCGCCGGTGGCCAGGAGTCGATGACCCAGGCGCCGCACCTGCTGCCCAAGTCCCGCTCCGGCTTCAAGTACGGCGACACCACCCTCGTCGACCACATGGCCTACGACGGTCTCTTCTGCGCCTTCGACCAAGTCGCCATGGGCGCCTCGACGGAGAAGTACAACTCCCGCTACGGCGTCACCCGCGAGCAGCAGGACGCGTTCTCGGCGCGCTCCCACCAGCGCGCCGCCGAAGCCATCAAGAACGGCTACTTCGCCGACGAGATCGCGCCGGTCTCCATCCCGCAGCGCAAGGGTGACCCGGTCGTCTTCGACACCGACGAAGGCGTCCGCGCCGACACCACCGCCGAAGGCCTCGCGAAGCTGCGCCCCGCCTTCGCCGCCGACGGCACCATCACTGCGGGCTCGGCCTCGCAAATCTCCGACGGCGCCGCCGCGGTGGTCGTGGCCAGCAAGGCCAAGGCCGAGGAGCTGGGCCTCACGGCGATCGCCGAAATCGGTGCGCACGGGGTCGTCGCCGGTCCGGACGCGAGCCTGCACGAGCAGCCGTCGAACGCCATCCTCGCCGCGCTGGCGAAGGAGAAGCTCACCGCCGACGCGCTCGACCTGATCGAGATCAACGAGGCGTTCGCCGCCGTCGGCCTGGTGTCGACCGACAAGCTCGGCATCGACCCGGAGAAGGTCAACGTCAACGGTGGTGCCATCGCGCTCGGCCACCCGATCGGGGCGTCCGGGGCGCGGCTGGCCGTGCACCTGATCCACGAGCTGCGCCGCCGCGGTGGTGGCCTCGGTGCCGCCGCGCTGTGCGGTGGCGGTGGCCAGGGTGACGCCCTGCTGCTGCGGGTGCCGTCCGCGTAA
- the meaB gene encoding methylmalonyl Co-A mutase-associated GTPase MeaB produces MAGALDLDDLVGRARDGQPRAVARLLSLVEDAHPRVAEIARALTPHTGRARIVGLTGPPGVGKSTSTSALLTALRAEGKRVGVLAIDPSSPFSGGALLGDRIRMTEHATDPGVFIRSMATRGHLGGLSWATPQAVRVLDAAGFDVVLIETVGVGQSEVDVVKLADTTVVLLAPGMGDGIQAAKAGVLEIADVFVVNKADRDGAEATVHDLKQMISLARREIRGPSWRQPIVRTVAAKGEGVDDVVRALAEHHDWLVANDELGRRRVARARDEVEAIALRRLRAELTDLRGGGRLAGVAERVVARELDPFAAADALIADLRT; encoded by the coding sequence GTGGCCGGCGCACTCGACCTCGACGATCTGGTCGGCCGCGCGCGGGACGGGCAGCCCCGTGCCGTCGCGCGGCTGCTTTCGCTCGTCGAGGACGCCCACCCGCGTGTCGCGGAGATCGCGCGAGCGCTGACGCCGCACACCGGGCGAGCCCGGATCGTCGGGCTCACCGGCCCACCCGGCGTCGGCAAGTCGACTTCGACGTCGGCCTTGCTGACGGCGTTGCGCGCGGAGGGTAAGCGGGTCGGCGTGCTCGCGATCGACCCGTCTTCGCCGTTTTCCGGTGGGGCGCTGCTCGGCGACCGGATCCGGATGACCGAGCACGCCACCGATCCCGGCGTGTTCATCCGCTCGATGGCCACCCGCGGGCACCTCGGCGGGCTCTCGTGGGCCACCCCGCAGGCCGTGCGCGTGCTCGACGCCGCCGGTTTCGACGTGGTGCTGATCGAGACCGTCGGGGTCGGACAGTCCGAAGTGGACGTCGTGAAGCTCGCCGACACCACCGTGGTGCTGCTCGCGCCGGGCATGGGCGACGGGATCCAGGCCGCCAAGGCCGGGGTGCTGGAGATCGCCGACGTCTTCGTCGTCAACAAGGCCGACCGCGACGGCGCGGAGGCCACGGTGCACGACCTCAAGCAGATGATCTCGCTGGCGCGCCGGGAGATCCGCGGGCCGAGCTGGCGCCAGCCGATCGTCCGGACGGTCGCGGCCAAGGGCGAGGGCGTCGACGACGTCGTCCGGGCGCTGGCCGAGCACCACGACTGGCTGGTCGCGAACGACGAGCTGGGCCGCCGCCGGGTGGCGCGGGCCCGCGACGAGGTGGAGGCCATCGCGCTCCGGCGGTTGCGGGCCGAGCTGACCGACCTGCGTGGTGGCGGCCGGCTGGCCGGTGTGGCCGAACGGGTCGTCGCCCGGGAGCTGGACCCCTTTGCCGCTGCGGACGCGCTGATCGCGGACCTGCGAACCTAG
- the mce gene encoding methylmalonyl-CoA epimerase yields the protein MNDALRPFVTAIDHVGIAVPDLDAAIEFHRAHFGLEVAHEEVNEEQGVREAMLRAPGTAGTETQIQLLAPLRDDSAIGKFLAKSGPGLQQLAYRVSDVDAAAAALRDQGLRLLYAEAKRGTSNSRVNFVHPKDAGGVLVELVEPAKDGSAH from the coding sequence ATGAATGACGCCCTGCGGCCGTTCGTGACGGCCATCGACCACGTCGGCATCGCGGTCCCGGACCTGGACGCGGCCATCGAGTTCCACCGCGCGCACTTCGGCCTCGAAGTGGCGCACGAGGAGGTGAACGAGGAGCAGGGAGTGCGTGAGGCGATGCTGCGCGCGCCCGGCACCGCGGGCACAGAGACGCAGATCCAGCTGCTGGCCCCGCTGCGCGACGACTCGGCGATCGGCAAGTTCCTGGCGAAGAGCGGGCCGGGATTGCAGCAGCTGGCGTACCGCGTGTCCGATGTGGACGCAGCGGCGGCGGCCTTGCGCGATCAGGGCCTGCGCCTGCTGTACGCGGAGGCGAAGCGCGGCACGTCCAACAGCCGGGTGAACTTCGTCCACCCGAAGGACGCGGGCGGCGTCCTCGTGGAGCTGGTGGAGCCGGCCAAGGACGGCTCCGCACACTAG